In one window of Canis lupus baileyi chromosome 10, mCanLup2.hap1, whole genome shotgun sequence DNA:
- the PLIN2 gene encoding perilipin-2 isoform X2 produces the protein MASVAVDPQPSVVTRVANLPLVSSTYDLVSAAYISTKDQYPYLKSVCEMAEKGVKTLTSVAVMSALPIIQKLEPQIAVANTYACKGLDRIEEKLPILNQPTNQVVANARGAMTGAKDAVTTTVTGAKDSMASTISGVMDKTKGAMTGSVEKTKSVVNGSINTVLESRMMQLVSSGVENALTKSELLVDQYLPLTEKELEKEAKKVEGFDTVQKPSYYIRLGSLSTKLRSRAYQQALSRVKEAKQKGQETISQLHSTVNLIEFARKNVHSANQKIQGAQDKFYLSWVEWKRSIGYDDTDESHCAELIESRTLAIAGNLTQQLQTTCHTLLSNIQGLPQNIQDQASHLGVMAGDMYSVFRNAASFKEVSDSLLTSSKGQLQKMKESLDDVMDYLVNNTPLNWLVGPFYPQLTESQNAQDQGAQKDTTSQEVQQPEDRTH, from the exons ATGGCATCTGTTGCAGTTGATCCACAACCg AGTGTGGTGACTCGGGTTGCCAACCTGCCCTTGGTGAGCTCCACATACGACCTTGTTTCTGCGGCTTATATCAGTACAAAGGATCAGTATCCGTACTTGAAGTCTGTGTGCGAGATGGCAGAGAAGGGTGTGAAGACCCTCACTTCCGTGGCTGTGATGAGCGCTCTGCCCATCATCCAGAAGCTAGAGCCACAAA TTGCGGTTGCCAATACCTATGCTTGTAAGGGGCTAGACAGGATTGAGGAGAAACTGCCTATTCTGAATCAGCCAACAAACCAG GTTGTTGCCAATGCCAGAGGTGCTATGACTGGGGCAAAAGATGCTGTGACTACTACTGTGACCGGGGCCAAGGACTCCATGGCAAGCACTATCAGTGGGGTGATGGACAAGACCAAAGGAGCGATGACTGGCAGCGTGGAGAAGACTAAGTCTGTGGTCAATGGCAGCATTAACACAGTCTTGGAAAGTCGGATGATGCAGCTGGTGAGCAGCGGAGTAGAAAATGCACTCACCAAATCAGAGTTGCTGGTGGACCAGTACCTCCCTCTCACTGAGAAAGAACTAG aaaaagaagcaaaaaaagttGAAGGGTTTGATACAGTTCAGAAACCAAGTTATTACATTAGACTGGGCTCCCTGTCTACCAAGCTCCGCTCACGTGCCTACCAACAGGCTCTCAGCAGGGTTAAAGAAGCCAAGCAAAAAGGCCAAGAGACCATTTCTCAGCTCCATTCCACTGTTAATCTG ATTGAATTTGCCAGAAAGAATGTGCATAGTGCCAACCAGAAAATTCAAGGTGCTCAGGATAAGTTCTACCTCTCCTGGGTGGAGTGGAAAAGAAGCATTGGCTATGATGATACAGATGAATCCCACTGTGCTGAG ctcatTGAGTCACGTACTCTGGCTATTGCCGGCAACCTGACTCAGCAGCTCCAGACCACGTGCCACACCCTGCTGTCCAATATCCAAGGGTTACCACAGAACATCCAAGATCAGGCCAGTCACTTGGGGGTGATGGCTGGTGACATGTACTCAGTGTTCCGCAATGCTGCCTCCTTTAAGGAAGTGTCTGACAGCCTCCTCACTTCCAGCAAGGGGCAGCTGCAGAAAATGAAGGAGTCTTTAGATGATGTGATGGATTATCTTGTTAACAACACACCTCTCAACTGGCTGGTAGGTCCCTTTTATCCTCAGCTGACCGAGTCTCAGAATGCTCAAGACCAAGGTGCACAGAAGGACACAACCAGTCAGGAGGTCCAGCAGCCTGAGGACAGAACACATTAA